The genomic segment GGTGTTGAGGCGGCGGGAAGTGGTATTGAAACAGGACTTCACGCAGCTGCAATTGCGGATGGCAAAGAAGGCGTTCTACACGGAGCATATATGTATGTATTGCAAGACGCCGATGGATTTATCCAGGAGGCGCATTCCATTTCAGCGGGTCTCGATTACCCCGCAGTTGGTCCGGAACATAGCCATTTACATGATATCGGGCGCGTTACATACTCGTCTGTCACGGATGCGGGTGCATTGGAAGGATTGCAGTTATTGGCGAAAGTGGAAGGAATCATCCCTGCCCTTGAAAGTGCACATGCGGTTCACTATGCAGTCGAATTGGCAGGTACGATGGGGGAGGAAGAAATTCTCGTTATTTGCCTTTCAGGACGTGGCGATAAAGATGTCCAAACGGTACGCGATGCTTTAGGAGGTGGCTTGAATGACTAAGCAAGACTTAACTAACGCGATTACTGATTGTGTAACCCGAGGCGATAAAGCATTTGTGCCCTACATAATGGCGGGCGACGGCGGTCTTGAAACGATTAAGAAAAACATATTATTTCTCCAACAAACAGGTGTGACTGCAATCGAACTGGGTATTCCTTTTTCGGATCCGGTCGCAGATGGCCCAGTGATTGAACAAGCGGGAGAACGAGCACTTGCTAAAGGGGTAACACTTCGTAAGGTATTGAAAGAACTCACTTTATTCAAGGATGAAGTCACTGTTCCGCTTGTAATCATGACTTATTTGAATCCGATTTTGAGCTATGGCATTGATCAATTTGCGAAGGATTGCCAGAACAGCGGTATCAGTGGACTTATTGTGCCTGACTTGCCACACGAAGAAAGTGGACTATTGCAGAATTCTCTTACAAAATCCGAGATTGCACTCATTCCACTAGTCTCGCTAACGAGCCCACCAGAACGGATTAAGAAAATAACAGCGGCAGCT from the Sporosarcina psychrophila genome contains:
- the trpA gene encoding tryptophan synthase subunit alpha — protein: MTKQDLTNAITDCVTRGDKAFVPYIMAGDGGLETIKKNILFLQQTGVTAIELGIPFSDPVADGPVIEQAGERALAKGVTLRKVLKELTLFKDEVTVPLVIMTYLNPILSYGIDQFAKDCQNSGISGLIVPDLPHEESGLLQNSLTKSEIALIPLVSLTSPPERIKKITAAAEGFVYAVTVNGITGVRDGFGDDLAAHLEQLKAVSPVPVLAGFGISTPEQVRSIGALADGVIVGSAIVAAFHRNDLTSVEALVKMSKKEIYS